In Phycodurus eques isolate BA_2022a chromosome 10, UOR_Pequ_1.1, whole genome shotgun sequence, a genomic segment contains:
- the mmel1 gene encoding membrane metallo-endopeptidase-like 1 isoform X1: MGKSESQMDIMEKSSKPGKRGWTGAEIGLSVLLLLVSCALAGLVVLYTSALKGQSQPSTVSLSSADLGGQLFRSNLNSVCTTADCVTAASRLLQNMDASAKPCDNFYQYACGGWLERHVIPETSSRHSVFDILRDKLEIVLKGALETEREEDRDAIKKAKVLYTSCLNESLIEQRDSQPLLRLIDIIGDWPVASDDWNATSEEEWSLEDTLATMTARFHKKALLDMYVWTDDRDSKRHIVYIDQPGLGMPSRDYYFNDGNYKKVREAYLHFMVSIAKMTREDRNLTQDDECVWQEMMQVLDLETDVANATLPAEERQDVTVLYNKMTLNELQSTFGFNGFNWTRFIRGVLSSVSLDVELEEEVVVYGSPYLDKMNEVLSRHSVRTMQNYLTWQLVIERVNSLSRRFKDARARYRKTLYGTTVEDAWWRECVRYVQSSMENAVGALYVRETFAGESKRMVSDLIGKIQTAFVETLEELSWMDARSKEKAREKAMAIKEHIGYPDHILQNSNQKLDQEYAHLNFSEEHYFENILENLKFEAHKSLKKLREPVDPNLWIIGAAVVNAFYSPNRNQIVFPAGILQPPFFSKHQQQALNFGGIGMVIGHEITHGFDDNGRNFDKDGNMLNWWSNYSAEHFKEQSQCMVQQYGKFNWKLAGGQNVSGISTLGENIADNGGVRQAYKAYLKWVETEGEESRLPGLDMDHKQLFFLNFAQVWCGAYRPEYASQSIKTDSHSPLEYRVLGSLQNFEAFSEAFQCQKGSPMNPEQKCRVW; this comes from the exons gTCAGCTGTTTCGCTCCAACCTCAACAGTGTGTGCACAACTGCAGACTGTGTCACAGCAG CGTCGCGGCTCCTGCAGAACATGGATGCATCCGCGAAGCCCTGTGATAACTTCTACCAGTACGCCTGCGGGGGTTGGCTCGAGCGCCATGTCATCCCTGAGACCAGCTCGCGTCATAGCGTCTTTGACATTCTCAGGGACAAGCTGGAGATTGTGCTCAAAG GCGCTCtcgagacagagagagaagaagacaGAGATGCCATCAAGAAGGCCAAAGTCCTTTACACTTCCTGCTTGAATGAAA GCCTCATCGAGCAGCGTGACTCTCAGCCCCTACTGAGGCTCATCGACATTATCGGCGACTGGCCTGTGGCTTCTGATGACTGGAACGCCACCtctg AGGAAGAATGGAGTCTCGAGGACACTCTGGCCACAATGACGGCTCGCTTTCACAAGAAGGCTCTCCTGGACATGTACGTGTGGACCGACGACCGGGATTCTAAGCGCCATATTGTTTAC ATTGACCAGCCAGGACTTGGCATGCCATCAcgagattattattttaacgATGGAAACTACAAAAAG GTACGAGAGGCCTACCTCCACTTCATGGTCTCCATCGCCAAGATGACCCGGGAAGACAGGAACTTGACGCAGGACGATGAGTGTGTGTGGCAGGAAATGATGCAAGTGTTGGACCTGGAAACAGACGTCGCCAAC GCCACATTGCCAGCTGAGGAGCGCCAGGACGTCACCGTACTTTACAACAAGATGACGCTGAACGAGCTGCAGAGCACATTCGGCTTTAAC GGTTTTAATTGGACACGGTTTATCCGAGGTGTGCTATCCAGCGTGTCCCTCGACGTGGAGCTGGAAGAGGAAGTGGTGGTATACGGCTCACCCTACCTGGACAAGATGAACGAAGTCCTCTCCAGACACAGTGTTCG AACAATGCAGAACTACCTCACCTGGCAGCTGGTCATTGAGCGAGTTAACAGCTTGAGTCGTCGTTTCAAAGATGCCCGAGCCCGTTACAGGAAG ACTCTGTATGGGACCACGGTGGAAGATGCCTGGTGGCGAGAATGTGTTCGTTACGTCCAGAGCAGCATGGAGAATGCTGTCGGTGCGCTGTACGTACGTGAAACTTTTGCTGGAGAAAGCAAACGAATG GTCAGCGATCTCATCGGGAAGATCCAGACAGCGTTTGTAGAAACACTGGAGGAGCTAAGCTGGATGGATGCACGCTCCAAGGAGAAGGCCAGAGAGAAG GCCATGGCCATCAAAGAGCATATTGGCTATCCAGATCACATTCTGCAGAACAGTAACCAGAAATTGGACCAAGAGTATGCTCAT TTGAATTTTAGCGAGGAACACTACTTCGAGAACATCCTGGAGAATCTCAAGTTCGAGGCCCACAAGAGTCTGAAGAAGCTCAGAGAGCCAGTGGATCCTAACTT GTGGATCATTGGTGCTGCTGTGGTGAATGCTTTTTACTCTCCCAACAGAAACCAGATTG TGTTTCCAGCAGGCATCCTGCAGCCACCTTTCTTCAGTAAACATCAACAGCAGGCTCTGAACTTTGGTGGAATCGGAATGGTCATCGGCCATGAGATCACACATGGATTTGATGACAACG GGCGTAATTTTGACAAGGACGGCAACATGCTCAACTGGTGGAGCAATTACTCTGCGGAGCATTTCAAGGAGCAGTCACAGTGCATGGTTCAGCAGTATGGAAAGTTCAACTGGAAGCTGGCGGGTGGACAAAAT GTAAGCGGAATCAGCACTTTAGGGGAGAACATTGCTGACAATGGGGGGGTTCGCCAAGCCTACAAG GCTTACCTGAAGTGGGTGGAGACTGAAGGGGAAGAGTCTCGCCTGCCCGGTCTAGACATGGATCACAAGCAGCTGTTCTTTCTTAACTTTGCCCAa GTTTGGTGTGGTGCTTATCGGCCCGAATATGCCAGCCAGTCCATCAAGACAGACTCTCACAGCCCATTAGAATACAG GGTTCTTGGTTCGCTCCAGAATTTTGAAGCTTTCTCAGAGGCATTCCAGTGCCAAAAAGGCAGTCCGATGAACCCTGAGCAGAAGTGTCGCGTCTGGTAG
- the mmel1 gene encoding membrane metallo-endopeptidase-like 1 isoform X2: MGKSESQMDIMEKSSKPGKRGWTGAEIGLSVLLLLVSCALAGLVVLYTSALKGQSQPSTVSLSSADLGGQLFRSNLNSVCTTADCVTAASRLLQNMDASAKPCDNFYQYACGGWLERHVIPETSSRHSVFDILRDKLEIVLKGALETEREEDRDAIKKAKVLYTSCLNESLIEQRDSQPLLRLIDIIGDWPVASDDWNATSEEEWSLEDTLATMTARFHKKALLDMYVWTDDRDSKRHIVYVREAYLHFMVSIAKMTREDRNLTQDDECVWQEMMQVLDLETDVANATLPAEERQDVTVLYNKMTLNELQSTFGFNGFNWTRFIRGVLSSVSLDVELEEEVVVYGSPYLDKMNEVLSRHSVRTMQNYLTWQLVIERVNSLSRRFKDARARYRKTLYGTTVEDAWWRECVRYVQSSMENAVGALYVRETFAGESKRMVSDLIGKIQTAFVETLEELSWMDARSKEKAREKAMAIKEHIGYPDHILQNSNQKLDQEYAHLNFSEEHYFENILENLKFEAHKSLKKLREPVDPNLWIIGAAVVNAFYSPNRNQIVFPAGILQPPFFSKHQQQALNFGGIGMVIGHEITHGFDDNGRNFDKDGNMLNWWSNYSAEHFKEQSQCMVQQYGKFNWKLAGGQNVSGISTLGENIADNGGVRQAYKAYLKWVETEGEESRLPGLDMDHKQLFFLNFAQVWCGAYRPEYASQSIKTDSHSPLEYRVLGSLQNFEAFSEAFQCQKGSPMNPEQKCRVW; the protein is encoded by the exons gTCAGCTGTTTCGCTCCAACCTCAACAGTGTGTGCACAACTGCAGACTGTGTCACAGCAG CGTCGCGGCTCCTGCAGAACATGGATGCATCCGCGAAGCCCTGTGATAACTTCTACCAGTACGCCTGCGGGGGTTGGCTCGAGCGCCATGTCATCCCTGAGACCAGCTCGCGTCATAGCGTCTTTGACATTCTCAGGGACAAGCTGGAGATTGTGCTCAAAG GCGCTCtcgagacagagagagaagaagacaGAGATGCCATCAAGAAGGCCAAAGTCCTTTACACTTCCTGCTTGAATGAAA GCCTCATCGAGCAGCGTGACTCTCAGCCCCTACTGAGGCTCATCGACATTATCGGCGACTGGCCTGTGGCTTCTGATGACTGGAACGCCACCtctg AGGAAGAATGGAGTCTCGAGGACACTCTGGCCACAATGACGGCTCGCTTTCACAAGAAGGCTCTCCTGGACATGTACGTGTGGACCGACGACCGGGATTCTAAGCGCCATATTGTTTAC GTACGAGAGGCCTACCTCCACTTCATGGTCTCCATCGCCAAGATGACCCGGGAAGACAGGAACTTGACGCAGGACGATGAGTGTGTGTGGCAGGAAATGATGCAAGTGTTGGACCTGGAAACAGACGTCGCCAAC GCCACATTGCCAGCTGAGGAGCGCCAGGACGTCACCGTACTTTACAACAAGATGACGCTGAACGAGCTGCAGAGCACATTCGGCTTTAAC GGTTTTAATTGGACACGGTTTATCCGAGGTGTGCTATCCAGCGTGTCCCTCGACGTGGAGCTGGAAGAGGAAGTGGTGGTATACGGCTCACCCTACCTGGACAAGATGAACGAAGTCCTCTCCAGACACAGTGTTCG AACAATGCAGAACTACCTCACCTGGCAGCTGGTCATTGAGCGAGTTAACAGCTTGAGTCGTCGTTTCAAAGATGCCCGAGCCCGTTACAGGAAG ACTCTGTATGGGACCACGGTGGAAGATGCCTGGTGGCGAGAATGTGTTCGTTACGTCCAGAGCAGCATGGAGAATGCTGTCGGTGCGCTGTACGTACGTGAAACTTTTGCTGGAGAAAGCAAACGAATG GTCAGCGATCTCATCGGGAAGATCCAGACAGCGTTTGTAGAAACACTGGAGGAGCTAAGCTGGATGGATGCACGCTCCAAGGAGAAGGCCAGAGAGAAG GCCATGGCCATCAAAGAGCATATTGGCTATCCAGATCACATTCTGCAGAACAGTAACCAGAAATTGGACCAAGAGTATGCTCAT TTGAATTTTAGCGAGGAACACTACTTCGAGAACATCCTGGAGAATCTCAAGTTCGAGGCCCACAAGAGTCTGAAGAAGCTCAGAGAGCCAGTGGATCCTAACTT GTGGATCATTGGTGCTGCTGTGGTGAATGCTTTTTACTCTCCCAACAGAAACCAGATTG TGTTTCCAGCAGGCATCCTGCAGCCACCTTTCTTCAGTAAACATCAACAGCAGGCTCTGAACTTTGGTGGAATCGGAATGGTCATCGGCCATGAGATCACACATGGATTTGATGACAACG GGCGTAATTTTGACAAGGACGGCAACATGCTCAACTGGTGGAGCAATTACTCTGCGGAGCATTTCAAGGAGCAGTCACAGTGCATGGTTCAGCAGTATGGAAAGTTCAACTGGAAGCTGGCGGGTGGACAAAAT GTAAGCGGAATCAGCACTTTAGGGGAGAACATTGCTGACAATGGGGGGGTTCGCCAAGCCTACAAG GCTTACCTGAAGTGGGTGGAGACTGAAGGGGAAGAGTCTCGCCTGCCCGGTCTAGACATGGATCACAAGCAGCTGTTCTTTCTTAACTTTGCCCAa GTTTGGTGTGGTGCTTATCGGCCCGAATATGCCAGCCAGTCCATCAAGACAGACTCTCACAGCCCATTAGAATACAG GGTTCTTGGTTCGCTCCAGAATTTTGAAGCTTTCTCAGAGGCATTCCAGTGCCAAAAAGGCAGTCCGATGAACCCTGAGCAGAAGTGTCGCGTCTGGTAG